From the Caballeronia sp. NK8 genome, one window contains:
- a CDS encoding EI24 domain-containing protein, with the protein MSDLLRSFVRALANVFHPRMLWLTLMPFGVATVLWGALLWFFWQTLTGAANSWLDGWSLTTAMYRLFDAVGFSALHAVIAPFLVVIMTVPLIVVTVLLLIATISMPGVIKLLTRQPKGHYSSLEERRGGSWYGSLGHSVVTTVVCLVLLVVTLPLWLIPPFFALIPPLLWGWLTYRVMTYDALALHASVDERRAIVRDARWPLFSIGIVSGLLSSVPTMLWAWSVWLLPLFPVVAVVTIWAYAFILVFSALWFAHYCLHALERLRANEPRYPAITVESRDVSL; encoded by the coding sequence ATGAGTGACTTGCTGCGTTCGTTCGTGCGCGCGCTCGCGAACGTCTTTCATCCGCGCATGCTCTGGCTGACGCTGATGCCCTTCGGCGTCGCCACTGTTCTATGGGGCGCGCTCCTCTGGTTTTTCTGGCAGACGCTCACGGGCGCCGCGAATAGCTGGCTCGACGGCTGGTCCCTCACGACCGCGATGTACCGTCTCTTCGACGCGGTCGGATTTTCGGCGCTGCACGCGGTGATCGCGCCGTTTCTGGTCGTCATCATGACGGTGCCGCTGATCGTCGTTACCGTGCTGCTGCTGATCGCGACGATTTCGATGCCCGGCGTCATCAAGCTGCTCACGCGCCAGCCGAAGGGCCATTATTCGTCGCTCGAAGAACGGCGCGGCGGCTCGTGGTACGGCAGCCTCGGGCATTCGGTCGTGACCACGGTCGTGTGCCTCGTGCTGCTCGTCGTCACCTTGCCTCTGTGGCTGATTCCGCCGTTCTTTGCGCTGATTCCGCCGCTGCTGTGGGGCTGGCTGACCTATCGCGTGATGACCTACGACGCGCTCGCGCTGCACGCCAGCGTCGACGAGCGCCGCGCGATCGTGCGTGACGCGCGCTGGCCGCTTTTCAGCATCGGCATCGTGAGCGGCCTCCTGAGTTCCGTGCCGACGATGCTCTGGGCATGGTCGGTGTGGCTGCTGCCGCTTTTTCCCGTCGTCGCCGTCGTGACGATCTGGGCGTATGCATTCATCCTCGTGTTTTCCGCGCTGTGGTTCGCGCATTACTGTCTGCACGCGCTCGAGCGCCTGCGCGCGAACGAGCCGCGCTATCCGGCGATCACGGTCGAATCCCGCGACGTTTCACTGTAA
- a CDS encoding molybdopterin-binding protein, with the protein MGIGVIIIGDEILSGRRTDKHLPKIIELLSARGLALDWAEYVGDDPARITATLARTFASGDIVFSTGGIGATPDDHTRQCAAQALGVPLALHPEAAELIRARIRETAAQAGKPVELESPENLHRLNMGTFPQGASIIPNSYNRIPGFSVGDHHFVPGFPVMAWPMIEWVLDTKYAHLHHASPHVERSLLVFGLPESRITPLMVAIERDFEGVRAFSLPSVGDAARGTLYARAHIDLGVKGDPEKANVAFEVLREGVIALGGEVVEVPPEETK; encoded by the coding sequence ATGGGCATTGGCGTCATCATCATCGGCGACGAGATCTTGTCCGGGCGCCGCACCGACAAGCATCTGCCGAAAATCATCGAACTTCTGAGCGCGCGCGGGCTGGCGCTCGACTGGGCCGAATATGTCGGCGACGATCCCGCGCGCATCACCGCGACGCTTGCGCGTACCTTCGCGTCGGGCGATATCGTGTTTTCGACCGGCGGCATCGGCGCCACGCCGGACGATCACACGCGCCAGTGCGCGGCGCAGGCGCTCGGCGTGCCGCTCGCGCTGCATCCCGAAGCGGCGGAACTGATTCGCGCGCGCATCCGCGAGACGGCCGCGCAGGCCGGCAAGCCGGTCGAACTGGAATCGCCGGAAAATCTGCATCGGCTGAACATGGGCACGTTTCCGCAGGGCGCGTCGATCATTCCGAACAGCTACAACCGGATTCCGGGCTTTTCCGTCGGCGATCATCACTTCGTGCCGGGCTTTCCCGTGATGGCCTGGCCGATGATCGAATGGGTGCTCGACACGAAGTATGCGCATCTGCATCACGCGAGCCCGCATGTCGAGCGCTCGCTGCTCGTGTTCGGCCTGCCGGAGTCGCGCATCACGCCGCTGATGGTGGCGATCGAGCGCGATTTCGAAGGCGTGCGCGCGTTCAGCCTGCCGAGCGTCGGCGATGCGGCGCGTGGGACGCTGTACGCGCGCGCGCATATCGATCTTGGCGTGAAGGGCGATCCGGAGAAAGCGAACGTGGCCTTCGAAGTATTGCGCGAGGGCGTGATCGCGCTGGGCGGCGAAGTCGTGGAAGTGCCGCCGGAGGAAACGAAGTGA
- a CDS encoding copper homeostasis protein CutC encodes MTVLEVIATTVSDARAAQRGGADRLELVTAMGEGGLTPSIGLIEAVIDAVDIPVNVIVRPHSRSFVYDADDYAVILRDVRAIAKTRANAIVTGMLSAQGDIDTEGLARVIEAADGLQVTFHRAFDEARDLFAAFDTLLRFDAVTNVLTSGGKPSVLDAQGTIAKLVGKAAGTRCTVLAGAGLTVDAVAPFVASTGVRAVHFGSGVRVGGKGLAPVDEASVRRVRGLLPSPRG; translated from the coding sequence GTGACCGTGCTGGAAGTCATCGCGACGACCGTTTCCGATGCGCGTGCGGCGCAACGCGGCGGCGCCGACCGGCTCGAACTCGTCACCGCGATGGGCGAGGGCGGGCTGACGCCGAGCATCGGGCTGATCGAAGCGGTGATCGATGCGGTCGATATTCCAGTGAACGTGATCGTGCGCCCGCACAGCCGCTCGTTCGTCTACGATGCCGACGACTACGCGGTCATCCTCCGCGACGTGCGCGCGATCGCGAAAACGCGGGCGAACGCGATCGTCACGGGCATGCTGAGCGCGCAGGGCGATATCGACACGGAAGGTCTCGCGCGCGTGATCGAAGCCGCGGATGGTTTGCAGGTCACCTTCCATCGCGCATTCGACGAAGCGCGCGATCTGTTCGCCGCGTTCGATACGCTGCTGCGATTCGATGCCGTGACGAACGTGCTGACGTCGGGCGGCAAGCCGTCGGTGCTGGACGCGCAGGGCACGATCGCGAAGCTCGTCGGTAAGGCGGCGGGAACACGCTGCACGGTGCTGGCGGGCGCGGGACTGACCGTCGATGCGGTCGCGCCGTTCGTCGCGTCGACGGGCGTGCGCGCGGTGCATTTCGGCTCGGGCGTGAGAGTCGGCGGGAAAGGACTCGCGCCGGTCGATGAGGCGAGCGTCAGGCGCGTGCGCGGACTCTTGCCTAGTCCCAGGGGTTGA